The following coding sequences lie in one Oncorhynchus gorbuscha isolate QuinsamMale2020 ecotype Even-year linkage group LG10, OgorEven_v1.0, whole genome shotgun sequence genomic window:
- the LOC124045333 gene encoding homeobox protein goosecoid-like, whose amino-acid sequence MPAGMFSIDSILAGRPTCKDSVLLHRNAPVVFSNLTDSIYTAADYNGLYSHTTGSSPSAIEAVNGTRIGYNNYYYGQMHVQGPSGPACCSAIPALGSQQCPCIPTGYDRTGSVLISPIPHQMMSYMNVGTLSRTELQLLNQLHCRRKRRHRTIFTDEQLEALENLFQETKYPDVGTREQLARRVHLREEKVEVWFKNRRAKWRRQKRSSSEESENSQKWNKSMKTPTEKTEENKSDVDSDS is encoded by the exons ATGCCCGCTGGTATGTTTAGCATCGACAGTATCCTGGCCGGGAGACCCACTTGCAAGGACTCAGTGCTCCTCCATCGGAATGCCCCGGTGGTGTTCTCGAACCTCACGGATTCCATCTACACCGCTGCCGATTATAATGGACTCTACTCGCACACTACTGGATCTTCTCCCTCGGCCATCGAGGCGGTGAACGGGACTAGAATAGGATATAATAACTATTATTATGGACAAATGCATGTGCAGGGCCCCAGTGGCCCTGCTTGCTGCAGCGCTATCCCAGCCCTCGGCTCGCAACAGTGCCCTTGTATTCCAACCG GTTATGACCGCACGGGCTCCGTGCTCATCTCTCCCATCCCGCACCAGATGATGTCCTATATGAACGTGGGCACCTTGTCTCGGACGGAGCTCCAGCTCCTGAACCAGCTCCACTGCCGACGCAAGAGGAGGCACCGGACTATCTTCACCGACGAGCAGCTCGAGGCCCTGGAAAATCTCTTTCAGGAGACCAAGTACCCTGACGTCGGCACACGGGAACAGCTCGCGCGAAGAGTGCACCTACGGGAAGAGAAGGTCGAG GTGTGGTTCAAAAACAGACGAGCGAAATGGAGAAGACAGAAAAGGTCGTCCTCGGAAGAGTCTGAAAACTCGCAGAAATGGAACAAATCGATGAAAACACCCACAGAGAAAACCGAGGAAAACAAAAGTGACGTGGATTCGGACAGCTGA